The Lacrimispora xylanolytica genome has a segment encoding these proteins:
- a CDS encoding DUF378 domain-containing protein: MGNKALNYTALTIAIIGAVNWGLIGFFNFDLVSFIFGNMTWITRIVYGLVGICGLYLLTFYGHNEARAD; this comes from the coding sequence ATGGGAAATAAAGCATTAAATTACACAGCTCTGACCATTGCCATTATCGGCGCAGTAAACTGGGGACTGATAGGCTTCTTTAACTTTGACCTGGTTTCATTTATCTTCGGCAACATGACATGGATTACGAGGATTGTGTACGGCCTGGTAGGAATCTGCGGGTTGTACCTGCTTACCTTTTATGGTCATAATGAGGCTAGAGCAGACTGA
- a CDS encoding ATP-binding protein: MNIKRAKEEIKTTIEAYLLKDAYGNYEIPSLRQRPIFLMGPPGVGKTQIMEQVARECQVGLVAYTITHHTRQSAVGLPFIREKEYGNETYRVTEYTMSEIVASVYEKMETTGLNEGILFIDEINCVSETLAPTMLQFLQYKTFGNHKIPEGWVIVTAGNPPEYNKSVRDFDVVTLDRIKLIQVEPDFEVWKAYAYEHDLHPAVISYLNTRPENFCRIETTVDGKFFATPRGWEDLSRFIQISERIEKDVDRDVVGEYIQFPKIAKDFTNYLHLYYKYQDDYQIDEILSGVIRETLCNKLNRAPFDEKLNVIGLLLSKLGQQFRAVADQADRTGLLMEELKKVNPEVDSVGDQSMVERLSVLRREWKEVWNKKREAGLINRREDYLARDVEGILARYEETLKKEESEEEHVDVNASWNRIRELFKEENQRYETLLESGGRALEHAFDFMEATFMDGQEMVVFVTELNTGYYSVKFLKEYDCERYYQYNERLLFKDREDELKSRIDSLGK; encoded by the coding sequence ATGAATATAAAACGAGCAAAAGAAGAAATTAAAACAACCATAGAAGCTTACTTACTAAAGGATGCATACGGAAACTACGAGATTCCATCTCTGCGGCAAAGACCTATTTTCCTCATGGGACCTCCCGGTGTGGGAAAGACCCAGATTATGGAGCAGGTAGCAAGAGAATGTCAGGTTGGCCTGGTGGCTTATACCATCACCCACCATACGAGACAGAGTGCCGTTGGACTTCCATTTATCCGGGAAAAGGAATATGGAAATGAAACCTACCGCGTGACCGAATACACCATGAGCGAGATCGTAGCCTCTGTGTATGAAAAAATGGAGACCACAGGGCTTAATGAGGGGATTTTATTTATTGATGAGATCAACTGCGTTTCTGAGACCCTGGCACCGACAATGCTTCAGTTTTTACAGTATAAAACATTTGGTAACCATAAGATTCCGGAAGGCTGGGTCATTGTAACTGCTGGTAACCCGCCGGAGTATAATAAGTCAGTCCGGGATTTTGATGTGGTGACTCTGGATCGAATCAAACTTATTCAGGTCGAGCCGGATTTTGAAGTGTGGAAGGCTTATGCGTATGAGCATGATCTTCACCCGGCGGTTATTTCTTATTTGAATACAAGACCGGAGAATTTCTGCCGGATAGAAACTACGGTGGATGGGAAATTCTTTGCCACACCAAGAGGTTGGGAGGATTTATCCCGCTTTATTCAGATCAGTGAGCGGATTGAAAAGGACGTTGACCGGGATGTAGTAGGAGAGTATATTCAATTTCCTAAAATTGCCAAGGATTTCACAAACTATCTCCACCTATACTACAAATACCAGGACGATTATCAGATCGATGAAATTCTTTCTGGTGTGATAAGGGAGACTCTTTGCAATAAGTTAAACCGCGCTCCATTTGATGAAAAATTAAATGTGATTGGACTTTTACTTTCAAAGCTGGGGCAGCAGTTCCGGGCGGTAGCAGATCAGGCAGACAGGACAGGGCTTTTGATGGAGGAGCTTAAAAAGGTAAATCCAGAAGTTGATAGCGTTGGAGATCAGTCTATGGTGGAACGGCTTTCTGTTTTGAGAAGAGAGTGGAAGGAAGTTTGGAATAAAAAGCGGGAAGCTGGGCTTATTAATAGGAGAGAAGATTATCTGGCCAGGGATGTGGAAGGTATTTTGGCTAGATATGAGGAGACTTTGAAAAAGGAAGAATCTGAGGAAGAGCATGTGGATGTGAATGCTTCATGGAATCGGATCCGGGAGCTTTTCAAAGAGGAAAACCAGCGGTATGAAACACTTCTTGAGAGCGGTGGAAGGGCTTTAGAGCATGCTTTTGATTTTATGGAAGCTACTTTTATGGATGGTCAGGAGATGGTGGTATTCGTGACCGAATTAAATACCGGCTATTACAGCGTAAAATTTTTAAAAGAATACGACTGCGAGAGATATTATCAGTATAATGAAAGACTTCTATTCAAGGACCGGGAAGATGAATTAAAATCCCGAATTGATAGTTTGGGAAAATAA
- a CDS encoding VWA-like domain-containing protein gives MIDPVRQRQLDELEEVEIGHGILMNARNELYINFRYLDVALSSFVFEADRKGNVLSTDGFVIYYQPDLLFSMYKSSRILVNRAYLHMLFHCLFNHLNGKGNRDKILWDVACDIAIESILDSFYVKPVYRHQSPYRREIYGRITARRKVFTAEGIYKDLTEMNLTQEELLRMAGEFYVDSHDRWDEDEDPRVSTQRQNQWQEMREKMETEMESFGEENAQSGKDLLEQIKAENRERYDYKRFLKKFAVLREEAEVDPDSFDPIFYTYGMTLYENMPLIEPLETREVFKIEDFVIAIDTSMSVSGDLVKRFLEETYGMLSESESYFRKVNIHIIQCDEEIRSDVTITSREEMEDYMEHFTISGFGGTDFRPAFEYVNGLLNKGVFKKLRGLLYFTDGKGIYPVAMPPYDTAFVFMEGQYEDISVPGWAMKVILTEEDLNLS, from the coding sequence ATGATCGATCCCGTAAGACAAAGACAGCTTGACGAGCTGGAAGAGGTAGAGATAGGGCACGGCATTCTAATGAATGCCAGAAATGAGCTGTATATAAATTTTCGCTATCTCGATGTTGCCTTAAGCAGCTTTGTATTTGAGGCGGATAGAAAGGGCAATGTGCTCTCTACAGACGGCTTTGTCATTTATTACCAGCCAGATCTTTTATTCTCCATGTACAAAAGCAGCCGGATTTTAGTGAACCGGGCGTACTTACACATGTTGTTCCACTGCCTGTTTAACCATTTAAATGGGAAAGGAAACAGGGATAAAATACTCTGGGACGTGGCCTGCGACATCGCCATTGAATCCATCTTAGACAGCTTTTATGTAAAGCCTGTTTACCGCCATCAGTCCCCTTACCGGAGAGAAATTTACGGAAGAATTACCGCCAGACGAAAGGTATTTACCGCCGAGGGAATTTATAAGGACCTGACAGAAATGAATCTGACCCAGGAAGAGCTGCTCCGAATGGCCGGGGAATTTTACGTAGACAGCCACGACCGCTGGGATGAGGATGAAGACCCCAGAGTCAGTACACAGCGGCAGAACCAGTGGCAGGAAATGCGGGAAAAAATGGAGACGGAAATGGAGTCCTTTGGCGAGGAGAACGCCCAGTCTGGCAAAGATTTACTGGAACAGATCAAAGCAGAAAACAGGGAACGGTACGATTACAAACGGTTCTTAAAAAAGTTCGCAGTACTGCGGGAAGAAGCAGAAGTCGATCCCGATTCCTTTGATCCCATATTTTACACCTATGGGATGACGCTTTATGAAAATATGCCATTAATTGAACCCCTTGAAACAAGAGAGGTTTTTAAAATAGAAGATTTTGTAATAGCCATCGATACCTCCATGTCAGTATCAGGAGATCTGGTAAAACGATTTTTAGAGGAGACCTACGGAATGCTTTCAGAATCAGAAAGCTATTTCAGAAAGGTCAACATCCACATCATTCAGTGTGATGAAGAGATCCGCTCCGATGTAACCATAACAAGCCGGGAAGAAATGGAAGATTATATGGAACATTTCACCATAAGCGGGTTTGGAGGAACGGATTTTCGTCCAGCCTTTGAATATGTTAACGGCCTTTTAAACAAAGGAGTATTTAAAAAGCTCCGGGGCCTTCTTTATTTTACCGATGGAAAAGGAATTTATCCCGTCGCCATGCCGCCCTATGACACAGCCTTTGTGTTTATGGAAGGACAGTATGAGGACATCTCTGTCCCCGGCTGGGCCATGAAGGTAATACTGACGGAGGAAGATTTAAATCTTTCATAA
- a CDS encoding ABC transporter ATP-binding protein, translating into MKPVGRAKPKDAKKALIHLLAYIGHHKRSMAVIAVLVCISAVSSIAGTYLLKPVINDYIVPGDIPGLIRMIAFMGLIYLFGATSCLLYNRMMVRVSQRVVGEIRMDLFRNTQKLPLKYFDTHTHGELMSHFTNDVDTISEALNNSFTLLIQSFITSVGTVIMLIVLDVRLSLIVIVFLLIMLIYIRHNGILSKKYFTQQQKNLGNINGFIEEMVEGQKVEKVFCHEKQDFERFCELNEKLRISSTMATTYTGITVPTIVSLSYINYAVSACIGGLFALSGLINIGTLASYLVYVRQSAMPMNQFTNQINFLMVALASAEKIFDMMETEPEVDEGRVTLKRVMEWEDGSLTETDNYTGHFAWKVPGENGDYQLISLKGDVRFHDVVFGYNKDHAILNGISLYAKPGQKIAFVGSTGAGKTTIINLVNRFYEIDRGTITYDGIDIRDIKKDDLRRSISLVIQDTHLFTGTIADNIRYGRLNAPEEDVLEAARIANADSFIRRLPNGYDTLLESDGRNLSQGQRQLIAIARAAISQPPVLVLDEATSSIDTRTEKLIEKGMDALMKDRTVFVIAHRLSTVRNSKAILVLEQGEIIERGSHEELLEQRGKYYNLHMGHFELE; encoded by the coding sequence ATGAAACCAGTAGGAAGAGCAAAACCAAAGGACGCAAAAAAAGCGCTGATTCATCTGTTAGCATACATCGGGCATCACAAACGCTCCATGGCAGTGATTGCCGTGCTGGTATGCATCAGTGCAGTCTCAAGCATTGCAGGAACGTATCTGTTAAAGCCGGTAATCAACGATTATATCGTACCTGGAGATATTCCGGGACTTATTCGCATGATTGCATTTATGGGACTCATCTATCTGTTTGGAGCCACCTCCTGTCTCCTTTATAACCGGATGATGGTCCGTGTTTCCCAACGGGTGGTGGGAGAAATCCGTATGGATTTATTCCGTAATACCCAGAAGCTGCCACTTAAATATTTTGATACCCATACCCATGGGGAGTTAATGAGCCATTTTACAAACGATGTGGATACCATTTCAGAGGCCTTAAACAACAGTTTTACCCTGCTGATTCAAAGCTTTATTACATCGGTGGGAACTGTTATTATGCTCATTGTGCTGGATGTCAGGCTTTCTCTCATCGTAATTGTATTTCTTCTTATCATGCTGATTTATATCCGGCACAATGGGATACTGAGCAAGAAATATTTCACCCAGCAGCAGAAAAACCTGGGTAACATCAATGGTTTTATCGAGGAAATGGTAGAAGGTCAGAAGGTGGAAAAGGTATTCTGCCATGAGAAACAGGATTTTGAACGGTTCTGTGAGCTTAACGAAAAGCTGCGGATTTCCTCTACCATGGCTACCACCTATACTGGTATTACAGTTCCGACCATTGTTTCTCTTTCCTATATTAACTATGCGGTATCTGCCTGTATTGGAGGTCTCTTTGCTTTATCCGGGCTAATTAATATCGGAACACTTGCCTCTTATCTTGTTTATGTGAGACAGAGTGCTATGCCTATGAATCAGTTTACCAATCAGATTAATTTTCTCATGGTAGCTCTGGCAAGTGCGGAAAAGATATTTGATATGATGGAAACAGAGCCAGAGGTTGATGAAGGCAGGGTGACATTAAAACGGGTTATGGAATGGGAAGATGGAAGTCTTACAGAGACAGATAACTATACCGGACATTTCGCCTGGAAGGTCCCTGGGGAAAATGGAGACTATCAATTGATTTCTTTAAAGGGAGACGTTCGTTTCCACGATGTGGTGTTTGGGTATAATAAGGACCATGCTATATTAAATGGAATCAGCCTTTATGCAAAGCCAGGTCAGAAAATAGCATTTGTGGGTTCCACTGGTGCAGGTAAAACAACCATTATTAATCTGGTGAACCGTTTCTATGAAATTGACAGGGGAACCATTACCTACGATGGAATTGATATCAGAGATATAAAAAAGGATGATTTAAGGCGTTCTATTTCCCTGGTCATTCAGGACACTCATTTGTTCACGGGGACCATTGCGGATAACATTCGTTACGGAAGGCTGAATGCACCCGAAGAGGATGTGCTGGAGGCCGCAAGAATCGCCAATGCAGATTCCTTTATAAGACGTCTGCCAAATGGATACGATACGCTTTTGGAGAGCGACGGTAGAAATTTATCCCAGGGACAAAGACAGCTGATTGCTATTGCAAGGGCTGCCATCTCACAGCCCCCTGTGCTTGTTCTAGATGAAGCTACCAGCTCCATTGACACCAGGACAGAGAAGCTGATTGAAAAAGGAATGGATGCCCTTATGAAAGACCGGACGGTGTTTGTAATCGCCCATCGGCTTTCCACCGTAAGAAATTCAAAAGCCATTCTTGTTCTGGAACAGGGAGAAATTATTGAACGCGGTAGCCATGAAGAGTTGCTGGAACAGAGGGGAAAGTATTATAATCTTCATATGGGACATTTTGAACTGGAATAA
- a CDS encoding leucine-rich repeat protein has product MFLYQNINDHVRILGYRGFDGFIRVPERIGGRTVTELSAYAFSGGWGREEMLSSLKEEILLCDEEGNPILTENKDLPPAISLEGLKEIYLPETIEKIGNYAFYNCFELTRLTCSAAILDLGSGLFTGCSGMRYLDIHLVDGKRSCLKEILSELRQLLYVNYYTSQGNARLVFPEMYEESVEHTPARIIIREMHGCGHMYRYCFDQTGFQFHKYDALFPHLLVQESERVIGELVINRLYSPMNLLYHDRMVYEAYLLEHIEEISKLAIEDEIMFLWLMEEYAKNQDKFDSIVEIVSREDKPELLSHLMDLRRHRFPVKKRVFSL; this is encoded by the coding sequence ATGTTTTTATATCAGAACATAAATGACCATGTACGGATCCTGGGATACAGAGGCTTTGACGGTTTCATCCGGGTGCCGGAACGGATTGGAGGCCGGACAGTGACCGAGCTTTCCGCCTATGCATTTTCCGGCGGCTGGGGCAGGGAAGAGATGCTTTCGTCCCTGAAGGAAGAAATCCTTCTATGTGACGAAGAGGGAAATCCCATTTTGACAGAAAACAAGGACCTTCCGCCGGCCATAAGCCTGGAAGGATTAAAAGAAATATATTTGCCGGAGACAATTGAAAAAATCGGAAATTACGCATTTTATAACTGCTTTGAGCTGACTCGCTTAACATGCAGTGCAGCCATTTTAGACTTAGGCTCCGGCCTCTTTACCGGCTGTTCTGGAATGCGTTATCTTGATATTCATCTGGTAGACGGAAAGCGTTCCTGCTTAAAGGAAATTCTATCAGAATTAAGACAGTTACTTTATGTAAACTATTATACCAGTCAGGGCAATGCCAGACTTGTTTTTCCTGAAATGTATGAAGAATCGGTGGAGCATACTCCCGCCCGGATTATCATCCGGGAAATGCATGGCTGCGGCCATATGTACCGGTATTGCTTTGACCAGACCGGTTTTCAGTTTCATAAATACGATGCCCTGTTCCCTCACCTTTTGGTACAGGAATCAGAACGGGTCATTGGAGAGCTGGTCATAAACCGGCTTTATAGCCCCATGAATCTTCTGTATCATGACAGAATGGTGTACGAAGCTTATTTATTGGAGCACATAGAAGAAATATCAAAGCTTGCAATAGAAGATGAGATCATGTTCCTCTGGCTTATGGAGGAATATGCAAAAAACCAGGATAAATTTGATTCCATTGTTGAAATAGTATCAAGGGAAGATAAGCCAGAGCTTTTAAGTCATTTAATGGACTTAAGGCGTCATCGGTTCCCCGTAAAAAAACGGGTATTTTCCCTGTAA
- the larE gene encoding ATP-dependent sacrificial sulfur transferase LarE yields MTLQEKNEVLRAYIKEMGSLAVAFSSGVDSTFLLKTAHEVLGDQVIAVTARSCSFPERELREAMEFCKEEGIRHFIVDSEELDIEGFESNPKNRCYLCKHELFEKIAVIAKEQGIAEIAEGSNMDDNGDYRPGLIAVAELNIKSPLRHAQLSKADIRELSKEMELKTWDKQSFACLSSRFVYGETISREKLSMVDKAEQRLLDMGFYQVRVRIHGTIARIEVLPTQLEKLVARREEFTPYFHELGFSYIAMDLDGYRTGSMNATLDEAVVS; encoded by the coding sequence ATGACATTACAGGAAAAAAATGAAGTTTTAAGAGCTTATATAAAAGAAATGGGGAGCCTTGCGGTGGCTTTTTCCTCAGGAGTGGATTCCACCTTTCTTTTAAAGACCGCTCATGAGGTGCTGGGAGATCAGGTCATTGCAGTAACTGCCCGTTCCTGTTCCTTTCCGGAGCGTGAATTACGGGAAGCAATGGAATTTTGCAAGGAGGAAGGAATCCGGCATTTTATCGTGGACAGCGAGGAACTGGATATCGAAGGCTTTGAAAGCAATCCGAAGAACCGCTGCTATTTATGCAAGCACGAGCTTTTTGAAAAGATTGCGGTAATTGCAAAGGAGCAGGGAATTGCGGAAATCGCGGAAGGTTCTAATATGGATGACAATGGGGATTACCGCCCTGGTCTTATTGCCGTGGCTGAGTTAAATATCAAAAGCCCCTTACGGCATGCCCAGCTATCGAAAGCAGATATCAGAGAGTTATCAAAGGAAATGGAATTAAAGACCTGGGACAAACAGTCCTTTGCATGTCTTTCCAGCCGTTTTGTCTATGGGGAGACTATTTCAAGAGAGAAGCTTTCCATGGTAGATAAGGCAGAACAGCGCCTTCTTGATATGGGCTTTTACCAGGTCAGAGTTAGAATCCATGGAACCATTGCAAGAATCGAAGTTCTTCCCACTCAGCTTGAGAAGCTTGTGGCAAGAAGGGAAGAGTTTACCCCATATTTTCATGAGCTTGGATTTTCCTATATAGCCATGGATTTAGACGGATACCGGACTGGAAGTATGAATGCTACGCTTGATGAGGCGGTTGTATCATAA
- a CDS encoding flagellin: MRIQHNIAALNSYKNLTSNNGTVGKNLEKLSSGYRINRAGDDAAGLAISEKMRAQITGLETASKNASDGISLIQTAEGAMTEVHSMLNRMVELAQQSANGTYENTVDRANLQAEFTELSKEIDRISDGTSFNGMKLLNGNLDGAGAGKTLTLQIGETSDNYNQIAVTIGKMNSASLTLSTAKVDSQSAASAAVSVIKKAIDKVSSVRGKLGATQNRLEHTINNLSVASENMTAAESRIRDVDMAKEMMSYTKNNILVQASQAMLAQANQVPQGVLQLLK; this comes from the coding sequence ATGAGAATTCAGCATAATATCGCAGCTTTAAACTCTTACAAAAACTTAACAAGCAATAATGGTACTGTTGGCAAGAACCTTGAAAAGTTATCTTCTGGTTACCGTATCAACCGTGCAGGTGATGACGCTGCTGGTCTTGCTATTTCTGAAAAGATGAGAGCTCAGATCACAGGTCTTGAGACTGCATCTAAGAATGCTAGTGATGGTATTTCTTTAATCCAGACAGCAGAAGGTGCTATGACAGAAGTTCACTCTATGCTTAACCGTATGGTTGAACTGGCTCAGCAGTCTGCTAATGGTACCTATGAGAATACTGTAGATCGTGCAAATCTTCAGGCAGAATTTACTGAATTAAGTAAGGAAATTGATAGAATTTCTGATGGTACATCATTTAATGGTATGAAGCTGTTAAATGGTAATTTAGATGGTGCTGGTGCTGGTAAAACATTAACACTCCAGATTGGTGAGACATCTGATAATTATAATCAGATTGCAGTTACAATAGGAAAAATGAACAGTGCTTCATTAACCTTGAGTACTGCTAAGGTTGATTCTCAGTCTGCAGCATCAGCAGCTGTAAGTGTAATTAAAAAGGCAATTGATAAAGTATCTAGTGTTCGTGGTAAGCTTGGTGCTACTCAGAACCGTCTTGAGCATACAATCAACAACTTAAGCGTTGCATCTGAGAACATGACAGCAGCAGAGAGCCGTATCCGTGACGTTGATATGGCTAAAGAGATGATGTCCTATACAAAGAACAACATTCTTGTACAGGCTTCTCAGGCTATGCTTGCTCAGGCAAACCAGGTACCTCAGGGTGTTCTTCAGTTATTAAAGTAA
- a CDS encoding DUF6783 domain-containing protein — MCVTLCGRFGPDEGGVVGYAN, encoded by the coding sequence ATGTGCGTTACACTTTGTGGGAGATTTGGCCCAGATGAAGGCGGCGTAGTGGGCTACGCCAACTGA
- a CDS encoding glycosyltransferase family 2 protein, with the protein MKIKINLSQCMIVKNEEKNIRKALSWGKNIVCEQIVVDTGSTDRTVEIAEEMGAKVFHFEWIDDFSAAKNFAIEQASGNWIAFLDADEYFSEEDTKKILPLLAQVEEERRKLKIPLMIRSSLANLDEEGRTTSIATQARLFSNVKSLRYDGSIHETLMIGGTKAPRAFEARDILTVYHTGYSNAVYQETRKLDRNIAILQKEVDKNPQNYEAWAYLGDSFLANKQLKEAEKAYNLVVEHMSHELFQERRDFVFCNLLKIKYYSNVDDERELLEVYQKSVEFACLAPDAEYWMALWLLDRGKLQPGIDYMELALRRLELYDSDGNLDMAGSLSNVYGRLFEAYRSLNQAQEAVKYGTLYLRMEPYGEDVLMEMIKLFKGGAEGEEIASAILSFLSKLYDLTRAKNKLFLIRISRRLMFNELEKGVYDLFTQEEKVFFHENEREILGT; encoded by the coding sequence GTGAAAATCAAGATCAACCTTTCACAGTGTATGATTGTTAAAAATGAAGAAAAAAATATAAGAAAAGCGTTATCCTGGGGAAAAAATATTGTTTGTGAACAGATTGTTGTGGATACCGGGTCTACTGATAGAACCGTGGAGATTGCGGAGGAGATGGGCGCAAAGGTTTTTCATTTTGAATGGATAGATGATTTTTCTGCGGCTAAGAATTTTGCTATTGAGCAGGCGTCAGGGAATTGGATTGCGTTTTTGGATGCGGATGAGTATTTTTCTGAGGAAGATACTAAGAAGATTTTGCCTTTGCTTGCGCAGGTGGAAGAGGAGAGACGGAAGCTTAAGATACCATTAATGATAAGATCGTCACTGGCTAATCTAGATGAGGAAGGTAGAACTACTTCAATTGCTACACAGGCAAGATTGTTCAGTAATGTCAAGAGTTTGAGGTACGATGGCAGTATTCATGAAACGCTCATGATAGGGGGTACAAAAGCGCCTAGAGCGTTTGAAGCAAGAGATATACTTACGGTTTACCATACAGGTTATTCAAACGCAGTTTACCAAGAAACACGAAAATTAGATAGGAATATTGCTATTTTACAAAAAGAAGTAGATAAAAATCCTCAGAATTATGAGGCATGGGCTTATCTTGGAGATTCTTTTCTAGCAAACAAGCAGCTAAAAGAGGCAGAGAAGGCTTATAACTTGGTTGTAGAACATATGAGTCACGAATTGTTTCAGGAGCGTAGGGATTTTGTATTCTGTAATTTGTTAAAAATTAAATATTATAGTAATGTGGATGATGAAAGAGAACTTCTAGAAGTATATCAAAAATCTGTTGAATTTGCTTGTTTAGCACCAGATGCAGAATATTGGATGGCTCTTTGGCTGCTAGATCGGGGTAAGCTGCAGCCAGGGATTGACTATATGGAACTGGCACTGCGTCGTCTTGAACTATATGATAGCGATGGTAATTTAGATATGGCTGGTTCACTTTCAAATGTATATGGAAGGCTTTTTGAAGCTTACAGATCATTGAATCAGGCTCAGGAGGCAGTTAAGTATGGTACTCTTTACTTGCGAATGGAGCCATATGGAGAAGATGTGCTAATGGAAATGATAAAATTATTTAAAGGAGGAGCAGAGGGTGAGGAAATTGCATCAGCTATCTTATCATTTCTTTCCAAACTTTATGATTTGACCAGAGCTAAAAACAAGCTGTTTTTGATTAGAATAAGCCGAAGGCTTATGTTTAATGAATTAGAAAAGGGAGTATATGATTTGTTTACTCAGGAGGAAAAAGTTTTTTTCCATGAAAATGAGCGTGAAATACTTGGGACTTAA
- a CDS encoding MarR family winged helix-turn-helix transcriptional regulator has protein sequence MGNHYIRELMARGERARKQIFSPLLSEFGLTPGQGQARILYYLLLKNNVTQKELADNCHFEVTTMSRNLDKLEKLGLIIRQNNPDCRRSFLICLTDKGIAEAKEIKKVFEQFEQIVSDGITKEEIEVFLKVMTRMCDNMESYNQKEK, from the coding sequence ATGGGAAATCATTATATCAGAGAGCTGATGGCACGAGGGGAAAGAGCGAGAAAGCAAATATTTTCACCGCTTTTATCTGAGTTCGGTCTAACGCCGGGACAGGGACAGGCCAGGATTTTATATTACCTGCTTTTAAAGAATAATGTCACGCAAAAGGAGCTGGCGGACAACTGCCACTTTGAAGTGACAACCATGTCAAGGAACTTAGATAAGCTGGAGAAGCTTGGTCTTATTATCAGACAGAACAACCCGGACTGCAGACGCTCATTTCTCATCTGCCTGACCGATAAAGGAATTGCAGAGGCAAAAGAGATTAAAAAGGTATTTGAGCAGTTTGAACAGATTGTGAGTGACGGTATAACAAAAGAAGAGATTGAAGTTTTTTTAAAGGTCATGACACGGATGTGTGACAATATGGAGTCCTATAACCAGAAGGAAAAATAG